A single window of Arcobacter venerupis DNA harbors:
- the rpsI gene encoding 30S ribosomal protein S9 gives MAKVYATGRRKTAVAKVWLENGNGQLTINGQSLDAWLGGHESIKKRVMQPLNVAKQETSVNIVVKTLGGGYSAQADAARHGISRALVAFDEQFRAILKPFGLLTRDSRSVERKKFGKKKARKSSQFSKR, from the coding sequence AAAGTATATGCAACTGGAAGAAGAAAAACAGCTGTAGCTAAAGTATGGCTAGAAAATGGTAATGGTCAATTAACAATTAATGGTCAATCTTTAGATGCTTGGTTAGGTGGTCACGAATCAATTAAAAAAAGAGTTATGCAACCATTAAATGTTGCTAAACAAGAAACTTCTGTAAACATTGTAGTAAAAACTCTTGGTGGTGGATATTCTGCACAAGCTGATGCTGCAAGACACGGAATTTCAAGAGCATTAGTTGCTTTTGATGAGCAATTCAGAGCTATCTTAAAACCTTTTGGTTTATTAACAAGAGATTCAAGATCTGTTGAAAGAAAAAAATTCGGAAAGAAAAAAGCAAGAAAATCTTCTCAATTCTCAAAAAGATAA